ccaaaagggttaggaggggttatggggagagggtggaagtgagggcttaagtgggtcggtgcagattcaatgggccaaatggcctacttctgcactgtatttctATGTTCTAACGCAGAAGCTCGAACacaagagaggaaataatgttccaccggaactagaattgtctgctcCGAATTTCTATCCTGTGCCAACAATGATAACTTttataaattgtttttaaaggatattggaagaggaggaattgcagACAGAAGTCTCAAACATCACATCAAACTCATGACAAACTCAaacgattccttctgatctgaatatcgtcgggctctgaatatcatcggcgagaaggagaaatgtttgtccgatctgtcggcttcaaaagattttaaacgtgtgtgtgactggaaaagcaccgagacccacacaattcacacccgagtgagagagttccagtcaactgactgtgggaagagctgcAACTATTACACAGACTGAAAAACCATCACGCCATTCACAGTGACGAGAGACACATGCTCTGTGTGTAGACAAGgattccactgattgtccaatctggagagacacgatgagatgcaaaacatggagaaaccgtggaaatgtggggactgtgggaagggatacagagtcccatctgagctggaaactcatcgacgcagtcacactggggagggatacagattcccatctgagctggaaactcatcgacgcagtcacactggggagaggccgttcacctgcactcagtgtgggcagggattcactcggttatctcacctgcaggcacaccagcgagttcacactggggagaaggcattcacctgctctcagtgtgggaagggattccatactttatccaacctgcaggcacaccagcgagttcacactggggagagaccattcacctgttctcagtgtgagaagggatttattgattcatccaccctgcggaaacaccagcgagttcacactggggagaggccattcacctgctctcaatgtgggaagggattcattgattcatccaccctgcggaaacaccagcgagttcacactggggagaggccattcacctgctctcaatgtgggaagggattcattgattcatccaccctgcggagacatcagcgagttcacactgcggagaggccgttcatctgctctcagtgtgggaagggattcattgattctttcaccctgcagagacatcagcaagttcacactggggagaggccattcacctgctctcagtgtgggaagggattcagtgatttatccaccctgcagacacaccagcgagttcacactggggagaggccgttcacctgctctcagtgtgggcagagattccgaacttcatccgacctgcagaagcaccagcgagttcacactggggagaggccattcacctgctgtcagtgtgggaagggattacatcgcaaataggagcaggaagaggccatttggctctttgcgcctgctctgccattcattatgatcattgcttatcatccatagcctaatcccgctttcccctccatatccttaattaataatctttcttgtcacaagtactcTTACATTGAAATGAAATTacagtgaaaagccacattccggcgcctgctcgggtacatagagggagaattcagaatgtccaaattacctaacagcacgtcgctCGGGActggtcggaggaaaccggagcacccggaggaaacccacgcagaaacggggagaaagtgcagactccacacagactgtgacccagccgggaattaaacctgggatcctggtgctgtgaaaccacagtgctaaccactgtgctaccatgctgccctttgatccccttcactctcagtgttatatctaactgcttcttgaaagcatataATGcttactatttcctgtggtaacaaattccacaggctcaccactctgaagacatttctcctcatctctgtctaaatgGTCTAGCCCGTATCCACAGACTGCggcctctggttctgtacactcccaccatcgggataacctttcttgcatctaccctgttcaGTCCTCTTACAatattatagatttctatgagtccccccccattcttctgaactccagcaaatacaatcctaactgattcaatctctcatacgacagtcccaccatcccaggaatcagtctggtaaaccttcgctgcactccctctagagcaagaacatccttcctcagataaggagaccaaaactgcacacaatattccaggtatggcctcgccaaggccctgtataatgacagcaagatattcctgctcctatactcgaatccgctcgcaatgaaggctagcataccatttaccttctttaccgcctgctgtagctgcatgcttaccttcagtgactggtgtacgaggatatcCAGGTCTCGTAGCACATTCCCCTCGCCTAATCTATGGCCATTCAgacaatagtctgccttcttgtttttggtaTCAAAGTGGACAACCTTGCATTTCtacaaattaaactgcatctgccattcatttgcctacTCACTAAACTTGCCCAAAACACACTGAAGGATCTATGCATCCTCCTCAGAGCTCACCCCGCCCCCACACGCAaagtggtgtcatctgcaaatttggagatattgcattttgttccctcatctaaatcgttaatatatacagtggtgcagtggttagcactgctgcctcactgtgctgaggaccagCGTTCAATCctgcctggatcactgtccgtatggatacaagtgtctccgtgggtctcacccccataacccaggctaggtgaatgggccacgctaaattgcccctcaattgggaaaaaggaattgggtactttaaatttttaaaaacatcattaatatatcttgtgaatacCTGGGGTCctcgcaccgatccctgcggtaccccactagtcactgcctgccaacttgaaaaagacccattaattcctactctttgtttcctgtctgccaaccagttttctatctatctcaacacactacccctaatcccatgtgctttaattttacgcactaat
This portion of the Scyliorhinus torazame isolate Kashiwa2021f chromosome 5, sScyTor2.1, whole genome shotgun sequence genome encodes:
- the LOC140421708 gene encoding uncharacterized protein isoform X1 codes for the protein MRCKTWRNRGNVGTVGRDTESHLSWKLIDAVTLGRDTDSHLSWKLIDAVTLGRGRSPALSVGRDSLGYLTCRHTSEFTLGRRHSPALSVGRDSILYPTCRHTSEFTLGRDHSPVLSVRRDLLIHPPCGNTSEFTLGRGHSPALNVGRDSLIHPPCGNTSEFTLGRGHSPALNVGRDSLIHPPCGDISEFTLRRGRSSALSVGRDSLILSPCRDISKFTLGRGHSPALSVGRDSVIYPPCRHTSEFTLGRGRSPALSVGRDSELHPTCRSTSEFTLGRGHSPAVSVGRDYIANRSRKRPFGSLRLLCHSL
- the LOC140421708 gene encoding uncharacterized protein isoform X2, whose product is MQNMEKPWKCGDCGKGYRVPSELETHRRSHTGEGYRFPSELETHRRSHTGERPFTCTQCGQGFTRLSHLQAHQRVHTGEKAFTCSQCGKGFHTLSNLQAHQRVHTGERPFTCSQCEKGFIDSSTLRKHQRVHTGERPFTCSQCGKGFIDSSTLRKHQRVHTGERPFTCSQCGKGFIDSSTLRRHQRVHTAERPFICSQCGKGFIDSFTLQRHQQVHTGERPFTCSQCGKGFSDLSTLQTHQRVHTGERPFTCSQCGQRFRTSSDLQKHQRVHTGERPFTCCQCGKGLHRK